The following coding sequences are from one Coffea arabica cultivar ET-39 chromosome 11e, Coffea Arabica ET-39 HiFi, whole genome shotgun sequence window:
- the LOC113703908 gene encoding ubiquitin carboxyl-terminal hydrolase 23-like isoform X2: MCISLPRLEKEKFIQVGIRKCYLAFSHCNIQGAGLQNLGNTCFLNSVLQCLTYTEPLAAYLQSGRHKISCRTAGFCALCAIQKHVSQALESTGRILAPKDLVSNLRCISRNFRNARQEDAHEYMVNLLESMHKCCLPSGVPSESPSAYDKSLVHKIFGGRLRSQVKCMQCSFCSNKFDPFLDLSLEIVKADSLYKALAHFTAKEQLDGGERQYQCQQCKQKVKALKQLTVYKAPHVLAIHLKRFGSHMPGQKIDKKIEFGPSLDLKPFVTGPYDGELKYTLYGVLVHAGWSTHSGHYYCFVRTSSGMWYSLDDNQVVQVSERRVLEQKAYMLFYVRDRMYSTPKKVVDAIHKESMVINTFGRKTYPNLNQGLKENIMNGAVGGKLNDSFSATAAQKDVMNSNIISQNQMKKDPAQKINGPTAPEEACLKKDQPAENSLKVPPVDRLPTSNINGGDCLVQSLPSSSGSDGFVNFGNSSNSGSSGGIELTTAIVKQKDINSLQISAGKDKTDCVVIPTDGNTKASTGKYLSDAVDRPANGNVLHRSPQDTCVPLEANAGKVGCFPDSIGVAEGGAQKVRDIKDRACQKPATKHLLRKRALSDRLHLVKRKPLKRPVTTKHLSRNIILGAALGRRKKKKRARHCSPKKLDGNHVLSDLGPSTSEESKTSTISCSAFPPRGFKSNADEKDKILGLKGITDNADLLRGVNVKVVPCRDEVGQHEKVPLSDTQSRNRYSTAGGELFDNGKSCGSMLKKGEKVENGLMRISADGLEETTVARWDGVECSPEIVESRSVENLRIGYIGDEWDEEYDQGRRKKIRGSKLTFDGTNPFQEIATHKAKTKKAKLDRSSSANQPFRI; this comes from the exons ATGTGTATCTCTTTGCCGAggttggaaaaggaaaaattcataCAAGTGGGTATTAGAAAGTGTTATTTGGCATTTTCGCACTGCAACATTCAG GGTGCTGGCTTGCAAAATCTCGGAAATACTTGTTTTCTCAATTCTGTATTACAATGTTTGACATACACTGAGCCCTTGGCAGCATATTTACAAAGTGGTCGGCATAAAATATCCT GTCGTACTGCTGGGTTTTGTGCTTTATGTGCCATTCAGAAACATGTGAGCCAAGCTCTGGAATCAACAGGAAGGATATTggctccaaaagatcttgtatCAAACTTGCGAT GCATATCTCGGAACTTTAGAAATGCCAGACAAGAGGATGCTCATGAGTACATGGTCAATTTATTAGAATCGATGCATAAATGCTGCCTGCCCTCAGGAGTGCCTAGCGAGTCACCCAGCGCTTACGATAAAAGTTTGGTCCATAAGATATTTGGTGGTCGCCTTCGTAGTCAG GTGAAATGCATGCAGTGTTCGTTTTGCTCAAATAAGTTTGATCCCTTCTTGGATTTAAGTCTAGAGATAGTGAAGGCAGACTCGTTATACAAGGCACTAGCTCATTTCACTGCCAAAGAGCAGTTAGATGGAGGGGAGAGGCAATATCAGTGCCAGCAATGCAAGCAGAAAGTCAAGGCTCTTAAGCAGTTGACCGTTTACAAGGCGCCCCATGTCCTTGCAATCCACTTGAAGCGTTTTGGTTCGCATATGCCTGGCCAGAAGATTGACAAAAAAATTGAGTTTGGCCCTTCATTGGACTTAAAACCTTTTGTGACTGGTCCATAT GATGGGGAATTGAAATATACTCTGTATGGTGTTCTGGTTCATGCTGGTTGGAGCACACATTCTGGTCATTACTACTGCTTTGTTCGGACATCAAGTGGCATGTGGTACTCACTTGATGACAACCAG GTTGTTCAAGTTAGTGAGAGGAGGGTTTTGGAGCAGAAGGCTTATATGTTGTTTTATGTTCGAGATAGAATGTATTCCACACCTAAGAAAGTTGTTGATGCGATACATAAAGAAAGTATGGTCATAAATACATTTGGAAGGAAAACATATCCTAATCTTAATCAAGGATTGAAGGAAAATATCATGAATGGAGCAGTTGGGGGAAAGTTGAATGACTCCTTTTCTGCTACTGCTGCTCAGAAAGATGTAATGAATTCTAACATTATAAGCCAAAATCAAATGAAAAAGGATCCTGCTCAGAAAATTAATGGCCCAACAGCTCCTGAAGAAGCATGCCTAAAGAAAGACCAGCCTGCAGAAAATTCACTGAAGGTGCCACCTGTTGACCGCCTCCCCACATCAAATATTAATGGTGGAGATTGCTTGGTGCAATCACTTCCATCTTCTAGTGGATCTGATGGCTTTGTTAATTTTGGGAATTCTAGTAACTCAGGCAGTAGCGGTGGCATAGAACTGACTACTGCTATTGTTAAGCAAAAAGACATCAATAGCCTCCAAATTTCTGCCGGAAAGGACAAGACTGATTGTGTGGTCATACCAACTGATGGAAATACGAAAGCGAGCACTGGTAAATATCTTAGTGATGCGGTTGACAGACCAGCTAATGGTAATGTCCTCCATAGATCTCCTCAAGATACATGTGTTCCTTTGGAGGCTAATGCTGGAAAG GTCGGATGTTTCCCAGACAGTATTGGTGTAGCTGAGGGAGGTGCTCAAAAAGTTCGTGATATCAAAGATCGAGCATGCCAAAAACCAGCAACAAAACACTTGCTTCGCAAAAGGGCTCTTAGTGACAGGCTGCATTTAGTAAAGAGGAAGCCTTTGAAGCGCCCTGTTACAACCAAGCATCTTAGCAGAAACATTATTTTAGGAGCAGCCTTGGGacggagaaagaagaaaaagagggcCAGACATTGTTCCCCAAAAAAACTGGATGGGAATCATGTCCTGTCAGATCTCGGGCCATCTACTTCTGAGGAGTCGAAGACTTCGACCATAAGCTGTTCAGCGTTCCCTCCAAGGGGCTTCAAATCTAATGCAGATGAGAAAGATAAGATTCTTGGTTTGAAGGGTATTACAGACAATGCTGACCTTCTCAGGGGCGTGAACGTGAAGGTTGTACCATGTAGGGATGAAGTTGGTCAACATGAGAAAGTTCCCTTGTCGGATACACAATCACGCAACAGATATTCCACCGCGGGTGGAGAGTTATTTGATAATGGAAAATCATGTGGCTCCATGCTCAAGAAAGGTGAAAAGGTGGAGAATGGTTTGATGAGGATTTCTGCTGATGGTTTGGAAGAGACAACTG TTGCACGTTGGGATGGTGTTGAATGTTCTCCTGAAATTGTAGAATCCAGAAGTGTGGAAAATCTCAGAATTGGTTATATTGGGGATGAGTG GGATGAGGAATACGACcagggaagaaggaagaagattaGAGGCTCCAAGCTCACATTTGATGGAACCAATCCTTTCCAAGAAATTGCGACGCACAaggcaaaaacaaagaaagcaaaGCTGGACCGATCTAGCTCTGCGAACCAGCCATTCAGGATATGA
- the LOC113703908 gene encoding ubiquitin carboxyl-terminal hydrolase 23-like isoform X3, whose protein sequence is MYPEFSAYNVFAGLLVMFDLGISRNFRNARQEDAHEYMVNLLESMHKCCLPSGVPSESPSAYDKSLVHKIFGGRLRSQVKCMQCSFCSNKFDPFLDLSLEIVKADSLYKALAHFTAKEQLDGGERQYQCQQCKQKVKALKQLTVYKAPHVLAIHLKRFGSHMPGQKIDKKIEFGPSLDLKPFVTGPYDGELKYTLYGVLVHAGWSTHSGHYYCFVRTSSGMWYSLDDNQVVQVSERRVLEQKAYMLFYVRDRMYSTPKKVVDAIHKESMVINTFGRKTYPNLNQGLKENIMNGAVGGKLNDSFSATAAQKDVMNSNIISQNQMKKDPAQKINGPTAPEEACLKKDQPAENSLKVPPVDRLPTSNINGGDCLVQSLPSSSGSDGFVNFGNSSNSGSSGGIELTTAIVKQKDINSLQISAGKDKTDCVVIPTDGNTKASTGKYLSDAVDRPANGNVLHRSPQDTCVPLEANAGKVGCFPDSIGVAEGGAQKVRDIKDRACQKPATKHLLRKRALSDRLHLVKRKPLKRPVTTKHLSRNIILGAALGRRKKKKRARHCSPKKLDGNHVLSDLGPSTSEESKTSTISCSAFPPRGFKSNADEKDKILGLKGITDNADLLRGVNVKVVPCRDEVGQHEKVPLSDTQSRNRYSTAGGELFDNGKSCGSMLKKGEKVENGLMRISADGLEETTVARWDGVECSPEIVESRSVENLRIGYIGDEWDEEYDQGRRKKIRGSKLTFDGTNPFQEIATHKAKTKKAKLDRSSSANQPFRI, encoded by the exons ATGTATCCTGAATTTTCTGCTTATAATGTGTTCGCTGGACTTCTTGTCATGTT TGATTTAGGCATATCTCGGAACTTTAGAAATGCCAGACAAGAGGATGCTCATGAGTACATGGTCAATTTATTAGAATCGATGCATAAATGCTGCCTGCCCTCAGGAGTGCCTAGCGAGTCACCCAGCGCTTACGATAAAAGTTTGGTCCATAAGATATTTGGTGGTCGCCTTCGTAGTCAG GTGAAATGCATGCAGTGTTCGTTTTGCTCAAATAAGTTTGATCCCTTCTTGGATTTAAGTCTAGAGATAGTGAAGGCAGACTCGTTATACAAGGCACTAGCTCATTTCACTGCCAAAGAGCAGTTAGATGGAGGGGAGAGGCAATATCAGTGCCAGCAATGCAAGCAGAAAGTCAAGGCTCTTAAGCAGTTGACCGTTTACAAGGCGCCCCATGTCCTTGCAATCCACTTGAAGCGTTTTGGTTCGCATATGCCTGGCCAGAAGATTGACAAAAAAATTGAGTTTGGCCCTTCATTGGACTTAAAACCTTTTGTGACTGGTCCATAT GATGGGGAATTGAAATATACTCTGTATGGTGTTCTGGTTCATGCTGGTTGGAGCACACATTCTGGTCATTACTACTGCTTTGTTCGGACATCAAGTGGCATGTGGTACTCACTTGATGACAACCAG GTTGTTCAAGTTAGTGAGAGGAGGGTTTTGGAGCAGAAGGCTTATATGTTGTTTTATGTTCGAGATAGAATGTATTCCACACCTAAGAAAGTTGTTGATGCGATACATAAAGAAAGTATGGTCATAAATACATTTGGAAGGAAAACATATCCTAATCTTAATCAAGGATTGAAGGAAAATATCATGAATGGAGCAGTTGGGGGAAAGTTGAATGACTCCTTTTCTGCTACTGCTGCTCAGAAAGATGTAATGAATTCTAACATTATAAGCCAAAATCAAATGAAAAAGGATCCTGCTCAGAAAATTAATGGCCCAACAGCTCCTGAAGAAGCATGCCTAAAGAAAGACCAGCCTGCAGAAAATTCACTGAAGGTGCCACCTGTTGACCGCCTCCCCACATCAAATATTAATGGTGGAGATTGCTTGGTGCAATCACTTCCATCTTCTAGTGGATCTGATGGCTTTGTTAATTTTGGGAATTCTAGTAACTCAGGCAGTAGCGGTGGCATAGAACTGACTACTGCTATTGTTAAGCAAAAAGACATCAATAGCCTCCAAATTTCTGCCGGAAAGGACAAGACTGATTGTGTGGTCATACCAACTGATGGAAATACGAAAGCGAGCACTGGTAAATATCTTAGTGATGCGGTTGACAGACCAGCTAATGGTAATGTCCTCCATAGATCTCCTCAAGATACATGTGTTCCTTTGGAGGCTAATGCTGGAAAG GTCGGATGTTTCCCAGACAGTATTGGTGTAGCTGAGGGAGGTGCTCAAAAAGTTCGTGATATCAAAGATCGAGCATGCCAAAAACCAGCAACAAAACACTTGCTTCGCAAAAGGGCTCTTAGTGACAGGCTGCATTTAGTAAAGAGGAAGCCTTTGAAGCGCCCTGTTACAACCAAGCATCTTAGCAGAAACATTATTTTAGGAGCAGCCTTGGGacggagaaagaagaaaaagagggcCAGACATTGTTCCCCAAAAAAACTGGATGGGAATCATGTCCTGTCAGATCTCGGGCCATCTACTTCTGAGGAGTCGAAGACTTCGACCATAAGCTGTTCAGCGTTCCCTCCAAGGGGCTTCAAATCTAATGCAGATGAGAAAGATAAGATTCTTGGTTTGAAGGGTATTACAGACAATGCTGACCTTCTCAGGGGCGTGAACGTGAAGGTTGTACCATGTAGGGATGAAGTTGGTCAACATGAGAAAGTTCCCTTGTCGGATACACAATCACGCAACAGATATTCCACCGCGGGTGGAGAGTTATTTGATAATGGAAAATCATGTGGCTCCATGCTCAAGAAAGGTGAAAAGGTGGAGAATGGTTTGATGAGGATTTCTGCTGATGGTTTGGAAGAGACAACTG TTGCACGTTGGGATGGTGTTGAATGTTCTCCTGAAATTGTAGAATCCAGAAGTGTGGAAAATCTCAGAATTGGTTATATTGGGGATGAGTG GGATGAGGAATACGACcagggaagaaggaagaagattaGAGGCTCCAAGCTCACATTTGATGGAACCAATCCTTTCCAAGAAATTGCGACGCACAaggcaaaaacaaagaaagcaaaGCTGGACCGATCTAGCTCTGCGAACCAGCCATTCAGGATATGA
- the LOC113703908 gene encoding ubiquitin carboxyl-terminal hydrolase 23-like isoform X1, which yields MMAAETMMNSLWVGSVKDPEKEPVTTSDASNSNAALFHRRIEFHLAKKPFNGFNDGGNSGNGFKLVTLNPYNSNASLKSEPHKAWSGSGKPPSESSSENHSGLDPELSFTITFRRIGAGLQNLGNTCFLNSVLQCLTYTEPLAAYLQSGRHKISCRTAGFCALCAIQKHVSQALESTGRILAPKDLVSNLRCISRNFRNARQEDAHEYMVNLLESMHKCCLPSGVPSESPSAYDKSLVHKIFGGRLRSQVKCMQCSFCSNKFDPFLDLSLEIVKADSLYKALAHFTAKEQLDGGERQYQCQQCKQKVKALKQLTVYKAPHVLAIHLKRFGSHMPGQKIDKKIEFGPSLDLKPFVTGPYDGELKYTLYGVLVHAGWSTHSGHYYCFVRTSSGMWYSLDDNQVVQVSERRVLEQKAYMLFYVRDRMYSTPKKVVDAIHKESMVINTFGRKTYPNLNQGLKENIMNGAVGGKLNDSFSATAAQKDVMNSNIISQNQMKKDPAQKINGPTAPEEACLKKDQPAENSLKVPPVDRLPTSNINGGDCLVQSLPSSSGSDGFVNFGNSSNSGSSGGIELTTAIVKQKDINSLQISAGKDKTDCVVIPTDGNTKASTGKYLSDAVDRPANGNVLHRSPQDTCVPLEANAGKVGCFPDSIGVAEGGAQKVRDIKDRACQKPATKHLLRKRALSDRLHLVKRKPLKRPVTTKHLSRNIILGAALGRRKKKKRARHCSPKKLDGNHVLSDLGPSTSEESKTSTISCSAFPPRGFKSNADEKDKILGLKGITDNADLLRGVNVKVVPCRDEVGQHEKVPLSDTQSRNRYSTAGGELFDNGKSCGSMLKKGEKVENGLMRISADGLEETTVARWDGVECSPEIVESRSVENLRIGYIGDEWDEEYDQGRRKKIRGSKLTFDGTNPFQEIATHKAKTKKAKLDRSSSANQPFRI from the exons ATGATGGCGGCGGAGACGATGATGAATTCTTTGTGGGTCGGATCAGTTAAGGACCCAGAAAAGGAGCCGGTTACAACGTCGGATGCGTCGAATTCGAATGCGGCGTTGTTTCATCGGAGAATTGAGTTTCATCTGGCGAAAAAGCCGTTCAATGGGTTCAATGATGGAGGAAATAGTGGGAATGGGTTTAAGCTGGTGACTTTAAACCCGTATAATTCGAATGCCAGTTTAAAATCGGAGCCCCATAAAGCTTGGTCCGGGTCCGGGAAGCCCCCCTCGGAGTCTTCCTCGGAGAATCATAGCGGGTTGGATCCGGAGCTTAGCTTTACAATCACTTTCAGGAGAATT GGTGCTGGCTTGCAAAATCTCGGAAATACTTGTTTTCTCAATTCTGTATTACAATGTTTGACATACACTGAGCCCTTGGCAGCATATTTACAAAGTGGTCGGCATAAAATATCCT GTCGTACTGCTGGGTTTTGTGCTTTATGTGCCATTCAGAAACATGTGAGCCAAGCTCTGGAATCAACAGGAAGGATATTggctccaaaagatcttgtatCAAACTTGCGAT GCATATCTCGGAACTTTAGAAATGCCAGACAAGAGGATGCTCATGAGTACATGGTCAATTTATTAGAATCGATGCATAAATGCTGCCTGCCCTCAGGAGTGCCTAGCGAGTCACCCAGCGCTTACGATAAAAGTTTGGTCCATAAGATATTTGGTGGTCGCCTTCGTAGTCAG GTGAAATGCATGCAGTGTTCGTTTTGCTCAAATAAGTTTGATCCCTTCTTGGATTTAAGTCTAGAGATAGTGAAGGCAGACTCGTTATACAAGGCACTAGCTCATTTCACTGCCAAAGAGCAGTTAGATGGAGGGGAGAGGCAATATCAGTGCCAGCAATGCAAGCAGAAAGTCAAGGCTCTTAAGCAGTTGACCGTTTACAAGGCGCCCCATGTCCTTGCAATCCACTTGAAGCGTTTTGGTTCGCATATGCCTGGCCAGAAGATTGACAAAAAAATTGAGTTTGGCCCTTCATTGGACTTAAAACCTTTTGTGACTGGTCCATAT GATGGGGAATTGAAATATACTCTGTATGGTGTTCTGGTTCATGCTGGTTGGAGCACACATTCTGGTCATTACTACTGCTTTGTTCGGACATCAAGTGGCATGTGGTACTCACTTGATGACAACCAG GTTGTTCAAGTTAGTGAGAGGAGGGTTTTGGAGCAGAAGGCTTATATGTTGTTTTATGTTCGAGATAGAATGTATTCCACACCTAAGAAAGTTGTTGATGCGATACATAAAGAAAGTATGGTCATAAATACATTTGGAAGGAAAACATATCCTAATCTTAATCAAGGATTGAAGGAAAATATCATGAATGGAGCAGTTGGGGGAAAGTTGAATGACTCCTTTTCTGCTACTGCTGCTCAGAAAGATGTAATGAATTCTAACATTATAAGCCAAAATCAAATGAAAAAGGATCCTGCTCAGAAAATTAATGGCCCAACAGCTCCTGAAGAAGCATGCCTAAAGAAAGACCAGCCTGCAGAAAATTCACTGAAGGTGCCACCTGTTGACCGCCTCCCCACATCAAATATTAATGGTGGAGATTGCTTGGTGCAATCACTTCCATCTTCTAGTGGATCTGATGGCTTTGTTAATTTTGGGAATTCTAGTAACTCAGGCAGTAGCGGTGGCATAGAACTGACTACTGCTATTGTTAAGCAAAAAGACATCAATAGCCTCCAAATTTCTGCCGGAAAGGACAAGACTGATTGTGTGGTCATACCAACTGATGGAAATACGAAAGCGAGCACTGGTAAATATCTTAGTGATGCGGTTGACAGACCAGCTAATGGTAATGTCCTCCATAGATCTCCTCAAGATACATGTGTTCCTTTGGAGGCTAATGCTGGAAAG GTCGGATGTTTCCCAGACAGTATTGGTGTAGCTGAGGGAGGTGCTCAAAAAGTTCGTGATATCAAAGATCGAGCATGCCAAAAACCAGCAACAAAACACTTGCTTCGCAAAAGGGCTCTTAGTGACAGGCTGCATTTAGTAAAGAGGAAGCCTTTGAAGCGCCCTGTTACAACCAAGCATCTTAGCAGAAACATTATTTTAGGAGCAGCCTTGGGacggagaaagaagaaaaagagggcCAGACATTGTTCCCCAAAAAAACTGGATGGGAATCATGTCCTGTCAGATCTCGGGCCATCTACTTCTGAGGAGTCGAAGACTTCGACCATAAGCTGTTCAGCGTTCCCTCCAAGGGGCTTCAAATCTAATGCAGATGAGAAAGATAAGATTCTTGGTTTGAAGGGTATTACAGACAATGCTGACCTTCTCAGGGGCGTGAACGTGAAGGTTGTACCATGTAGGGATGAAGTTGGTCAACATGAGAAAGTTCCCTTGTCGGATACACAATCACGCAACAGATATTCCACCGCGGGTGGAGAGTTATTTGATAATGGAAAATCATGTGGCTCCATGCTCAAGAAAGGTGAAAAGGTGGAGAATGGTTTGATGAGGATTTCTGCTGATGGTTTGGAAGAGACAACTG TTGCACGTTGGGATGGTGTTGAATGTTCTCCTGAAATTGTAGAATCCAGAAGTGTGGAAAATCTCAGAATTGGTTATATTGGGGATGAGTG GGATGAGGAATACGACcagggaagaaggaagaagattaGAGGCTCCAAGCTCACATTTGATGGAACCAATCCTTTCCAAGAAATTGCGACGCACAaggcaaaaacaaagaaagcaaaGCTGGACCGATCTAGCTCTGCGAACCAGCCATTCAGGATATGA